A portion of the Musa acuminata AAA Group cultivar baxijiao chromosome BXJ1-1, Cavendish_Baxijiao_AAA, whole genome shotgun sequence genome contains these proteins:
- the LOC103992013 gene encoding chromatin modification-related protein EAF1 B isoform X4 yields the protein MHGLSPGLSLPVNAEIKPMGGVVDCGLGVDSKTSPRRAAIEKAQADLQQEFGIREERKKELEFLEKGGNPLDFKFIHAASISVQSTSLTDQVAEPYVTSEAKGSFTLAASPHGESVESSGRPGGSVGREPNIGDNLLLLNRENNKLHGEKNAKHRSKRGSISHLEQSSHVDGCHNAKDTEDSVIFRLGAKSQAYARRNRSRTGRDCTNLGLTDSGSRHGNRASITSSYTPSPRGTKGSLLELQAQNHAASSISNPKAANPDGAVVPEALAPDDQVDMQLDMMQHNDTCPDTVMDGSPQGVEEVKITENLQGSDSYNQHSSLAEKATNGTSSQLCDIIRKDDFLSVDLISAPLEANKSKEVTCGAENDNGCGVTDKSITSLDEDDLCHKISVADNINQNLDVDITENFFCANGTCDIHENTDGGQSLMPRTTDGSSGGDLKQTSEATTSVPDNRSLKEELTNADDPTNPNDASRFQLNFSNSVVQLKDDGCDSRTEAQIEVLPVTNSEPVKLNGEISCEPEKKIDNNLADSNCIKTSLLLSSTSGSQEAVLIKRSSTSTSEIQTSTAGHKKAHEDAILKEARLIEARFKSAGELSSDSKYFEKQQKCHWDFVLEEMTWMANDFMQERLWKTAAASQVSRLIASCGRGKFDQLNILRVQRNVARSLAKAVMHFWHAAEALRMGDTTPNAIHHECKLYRLSSSNFMVAEMERDQVGDLDRHTVLDYAVRMLKYNGSISSHSALAEAPTTPDRQNDVGILEITWEDQLSEESLFYTVPSGAMQAYRKSMESQWMHYKKYGTVHQDDCETSMCNSVAGGPQENVYEEDEGETGTYLLPGMFEAGSSSKLSQKKRKHMQQKSIATRLNEGGGDFSYEPYLESKSGNQPFILNGKRTSSTFSVGSFPTKRVRTATRQRGVSPYPSGVVGPLRAISKTDASSEDTSSFLDDQSSLHGGSMSRKNLGVETTVDFERQLPYDGNEISSKSKKKKKKPKHLGYKNSLNLAEPGLLVVPGKGSIQGSSYEQRLQAEPMIQHEQKEHVKKRMESQNFDTNGVYAQHAAKKTKILKQMPEASPDALTPVTGLLPSPVASQMSNMSNSNKLIKIIATRDRARKKGLKMTAGQSGSGGPWTNFEDQALVVLVHDMGPNWELVSDAINNTLQFKCIFRKPKECKERHKFLMDKSAGDGADSAEDSGSSQPYPSSLPGIPKGSARQLFQRLQGPMEEDILKTHFEKIILLGQNLSACRHQTDIQEGKQMTPIHSSHVVALSLVCPNNLSGGILTPLDFCESVSSSTDVFPMAYQGTHTGSLPVPSHQGSMTSILSTSSVSTMLQGSPGMVLSSSLPSTSAPLNPSSRDSQRYGVPRPSSLPVDDPQRMQQYSQMLSGRTLQQSSMSLPGALPMGVDRGVRMLPVASSMGMMSGVNRGMPMTRPAFQGLSSPGMLNIVSTGNILSSGGNGVPNSVNVHPGSVSSPGNSMMRPRDPLQMLRPGQNPEEHKQMMMQEIQMQASQANGQSVPPFNGLGASFSNAVIPAPIQTFPVQQHQQSHQMLQQAHMLGNPHHHHIQGTNHSSPQQQAYAIRVAKERQLQQRLMPHQQHHISGQNAVSPIQNNSQIQPQSQPCSPVTPVSSSQGQQKQQSISRNPPPGMSNQIMKQRQRQQVQHHQPRQQQQQQQQQQQQQRQQSQQQVKLMKGLGRGNVLIHHNLSADTPQISGFSTTSKNQVSDKHMMQQGQGFFPGNPGLNPALHQPGSQTNIYPHPLPQSTKQISPISDTCNQGSAQSSPSHNMLTSQQAPIPSSVSLPKQHQQPQQRYMNQSQQSTQRIMLQQNRQMNSDGRAQSSTDQGPVNKTVPSASITQGSDSGTSAPAVSSPTLWNPEPIYDTDAPPPTAQMVRSAQENVVGSEALVPSSSQSLVPHQLPGVPLHGQDVGGQWQQQQQQQQQPQHQQEQQHSQHENQQTVQSNLYAQPSELGPG from the exons GGAGACCTGGTGGTTCTGTCGGTCGTGAGCCTAACATCGGAGACAATTTATTACTCTTGAATAGAGAAAACAACAAATTGCATGGAGAGAAAAATGCTAAACATAGAAGTAAAAGAGGTAGTATTTCTCATTTAGAACAATCTTCTCATGTTGATGGttgtcataatgcaaaagatacgGAGGACTCTGTTATTTTTCGTCTTGGAGCTAAAAGCCAGGCATATGCGCGGCGTAATAGATCAAGAACAGGTCGTGATTGTACCAATTTAGGTTTGACTGATTCCGGTTCTCGACATGGCAATAGAGCTTCCATTACGTCTTCCTACACACCTAGTCCTAGGGGTACAAAAGGGTCTTTATTAGAGTTACAAGCACAAAACCATGCTGCTTCTTCCATTTCAAACCCAAAGGCAGCAAATCCAGATGGTGCTGTTGTACCAGAGGCTTTAGCTCCTGATGATCAAGTGGATATGCAGCTAGACATGATGCAACACAATGACACATGTCCTGACACAGTAATGGATGGATCGCCCCAAGGGGTAGAAGAAGTTAAAATTACTGAAAATCTGCAGGGAAGTGACTCCTATAATCAACATTCATCTCTTGCTGAGAAAGCTACCAATGGTACCTCCTCTCAGTTGTGTGATATTATCAGGAAGGATGATTTTCTTTCAGTTGATTTAATTTCTGCCCCTCTTGAGGCTAACAAAAGTAAGGAAGTCACATGTGGTGCTGAAAATGACAATGGATGTGGTGTAACAGATAAATCAATAACCAGTTTGGATGAGGATGATCTGTGTCATAAAATTTCTGTTGCAGACAATATCAATCAAAACTTGGATGTGGATATCACAGAAAATTTTTTTTGTGCAAATGGCACTTGTGACATTCATGAAAATACAGATGGCGGTCAGTCTTTGATGCCGAGGACAACTGATGGTAGTTCAGGAGGAGACTTAAAACAGACATCTGAAGCGACCACATCTGTGCCAGATAACAGGTCTTTAAAAGAAGAGCTAACTAATGCCGATGACCCCACTAATCCTAATGATGCATCTAGGTTTCAATTAAACTTCAGCAACTCAGTTGTTCAGTTGAAAGATGATGGATGTGACAGCAGAACTGAGGCTCAAATTGAAGTTTTGCCTGTTACCAACTCTGAACCTGTGAAACTGAATGGTGAAATCAGTTGTGAGCcagaaaagaaaatcgataataatTTAGCTGATTCAAATTGCATCAAAACAAGCTTATTGTTGTCCTCAACTTCTGGCTCTCAAGAAGCTGTCCTGATAAAAAGGAGTTCTACATCTACCTCTGAGATTCAGACTTCCACTGCAGGTCACAAAAAGGCACATGAAGATGCTATATTGAAAGAGGCCAGATTAATAGAG GCACGGTTCAAAAGTGCTGGGGAGCTGTCTTCTGATAGTAAATATTTCGAGAAGCAACAAAAATGTCACTGGGATTTTGTGCTTGAGGAAATGACATGGATGGCAAATGATTTCATGCAG GAGAGATTGTGGAAGACTGCAGCTGCTTCACAAGTTTCTCGATTGATTGCTTCTTGTGGTCGAGGAAAATTTGACCAGCTAAACATATTGCGCGTGCAAAGAAACGTGGCTAGAAGTCTAGCCAAGGCAGTTATGCACTTCTGGCATGCAGCTGAGGCTCTCCGTATGGGCGACACTACACCTAATGCAATCCATCATGAATGCAAATTATATAGGCTCAGTTCATCAAATTTCATGGTGGCTGAAATGGAGAGAGACCAGGTTGGAGATTTG GACCGTCATACTGTCTTGGACTATGCAGTTAGGATGCTGAAATATAATGGCAGCATATCAAGTCATTCTGCCTTGGCTGAAGCACCAACTACTCCTGATAGACAAAATGATGTGGGCATTTTGGAAATAACTTGGGAAGATCAACTTTCTGAA GAAAGTCTTTTCTATACAGTACCTTCTGGTGCGATGCAGGCATACAGAAAATCTATGGAGTCCCAGTGGATGCATTACAAG AAATATGGTACTGTGCATCAAGATGATTGTGAGACCTCTATGTGCAATTCTGTGGCAG GTGGACCTCAGGAAAATGTATATGAAGAGGATGAAGGTGAAACAGGCACCTATCTTCTGCCTGGAATGTTTGAAGCAGGCTCATCATCAAAACTTTCCCAGAAGAAGAGAAAACACATGCAACAAAAATCCATTGCCACAAGGCTTAATGAAGGTGGTGGTGACTTTTCTTATGAACCTTACTTGGAAAGCAAATCAGGAAATCAACCTTTTATATTAAATGGGAAAAGAACTTCAAGTACCTTTAGTGTTGGTTCATTTCCAACAAAACGTGTAAGAACAGCTACAAGGCAGCGGGGTGTCAGTCCTTATCCTTCTGGAGTTGTTGGGCCTCTACGAGCAATTAGTAAAACAGATGCTTCAAGTGAAGACACAAGTTCTTTCCTAGATGACCAGAGTTCATTGCATGGTGGATCTATGTCCAGGAAAAATTTGGGTGTTGAGACTACAGTAGACTTTGAGAGGCAATTGCCATATGATGGTAATGAAATATCCTCAAAatctaaaaagaagaagaagaagcctaaGCATTTAGGATATAAGAATTCACTAAACTTGGCTGAACCTGGTCTTTTAGTTGTTCCTGGAAAG GGTTCAATCCAGGGGTCATCGTATGAGCAAAGGTTGCAAGCTGAACCCATGATTCAGCATGAGCAG AAGGAACATGTTAAAAAGAGAATGGAGTCTCAAAATTTTGATACAAATGGAG TTTATGCACAACATGCTGCTAAGAAGACCAAAATTTTGAAGCAAATGCCAGAGGCTTCCCCTGATGCACTTACTCCAGTGACTGGGTTGTTGCCTTCACCAGTTGCTTCCCAGATGAGTAATATGTCCAATTCGAATAAACTTATCAAAATCATTGCCACTCGGGATCGTGCACGAAAAAAGGGATTGAAG ATGACTGCTGGGCAATCTGGATCGGGAGGTCCATGGACAAATTTTGAGGATCAG GCACTTGTTGTCCTTGTTCATGATATGGGTCCAAACTGGGAGCTAGTTAGTGATGCAATCAACAATACCCTCCAGTTCAAG TGTATCTTCCGCAAACCCAAAGAATGCAAAGAGCGACACAAATTTTTGATGGACAAAAGTGCTGGTGATGGGGCTGACAGTGCAGAAGACTCTGGTTCATCTCAGCCATATCCATCCAGTCTACCTGGAATTCCAAAG GGAAGTGCACGACAGTTGTTTCAGCGTCTTCAGGGACCAATGGAAGAGGATATTCTGAAGACACATTTTGAGAAAATCATTTTGCTTGGACAAAATCTGTCTGCCTGTAGGCATCAG ACTGATATTCAGGAAGGGAAACAAATGACTCCAATTCATAGTTCCCATGTAGTTGCTCTTTCACTTGTATGCCCAAACAACTTGAGTGGAGGTATTCTAAC accacttgatttttgtgaatcGGTTTCTTCAAGCACAGATGTTTTTCCTATGGCATATCAGGGTACTCATACTGGTAGCTTACCAGTCCCAAGTCATCAAGGTTCTATGACTTCTATCCTTTCTACGTCAAGTGTTAGCACCATGTTACAAGGATCTCCTGGTATGGTCCTCAGTAGCAGCTTACCTTCAACCTCTGCTCCATTGAATCCCTCTTCTAG GGATTCCCAGAGGTACGGTGTGCCAAGACCATCTAGCTTACCTGTTGATGATCCACAAAGAATGCAGCAGTATAGCCAAATGCTTTCTGGAAGAACCCTTCAGCAATCTAGTATGTCATTACCTGGAGCTTTGCCAATGGGAGTTGATCGTGGTGTTCGAATGTTGCCTGTAGCTAGTAGTATGGGGATGATGTCTGGGGTGAACAGAGGAATGCCCATGACAAGGCCAGCATTTCAAGGATTAAGTTCCCCAGGCATGTTGAACATAGTTTCCACTGGAAATATTCTTTCGAGTGGTGGAAATGGGGTGCCAAATTCTGTGAATGTGCATCCAGGTTCTGTATCTAGCCCAGGAAACTCAATGATGCGGCCACGGGATCCTCTGCAGATGCTTCGG CCTGGTCAAAATCCAGAGGAACATAAGCAAATGATGATGCAAGAAATACAGATGCAAGCCTCACAAGCGAATGGGCAGTCTGTTCCACCTTTCAATGGTCTGGGTGCCTCCTTTTCCAATGCAGTGATTCCTGCACCAATTCAGACATTTCCAGTTCAACAACACCAACAATCTCATCAGATGCTGCAACAAGCACACATGCTTGGAAACCCTCACCATCATCACATACAAGGCACAAACCACTCGAGCCCTCAGCAGCAGGCATATGCCATCCGGGTTGCTAAAGAGAGGCAACTCCAACAACGGTTGATGCCTCATCAACAACACCATATCTCTGGACAAAATGCAGTGTCACCTATTCAAAATAATTCACAGATCCAACCGCAATCACAGCCATGTTCTCCTGTGACTCCAGTATCTTCTTCACAAGGTCAACAGAAGCAGCAAAGTATATCAAGGAACCCACCACCTGGAATGTCAAATCAGATTATGAAGCAAAGACAACGGCAACAGGTTCAACATCATCAGCcaagacagcagcagcagcagcaacaacaacaacaacagcagcaaaGGCAACAGTCTCAACAGCAAGTCAAACTTATGAAAGGATTAGGCAGGGGGAACGTGTTAATTCATCATAACTTATCAGCAGACACCCCTCAAATTAGTGGCTTTTCAACAACTTCTAAGAACCAAGTTTCTGATAAACATATGATGCAGCAGGGCCAAGGATTTTTTCCTGGTAATCCAGGTCTGAACCCAGCATTGCATCAACCTGGAAGTCAAACAAATATCTACCCTCATCCACTTCCACAGTCAACAAAGCAAATATCACCAATTTCTGATACCTGCAATCAAGGCTCTGCTCAAAGTTCACCCAGCCATAACATGTTAACTTCTCAGCAAGCTCCAATTCCTTCTTCAGTCTCTTTGCCTAAACAACATCAACAACCGCAGCAGCGTTATATGAATCAATCTCAACAAAGCACTCAAAGAATAATGCTTCAGCAAAATCGGCAGATGAACTCTGATGGTAGGGCGCAATCATCAACTGATCAGGGCCCAGTTAATAAGACAGTTCCGAGTGCATCAATTACTCAGGGTAGTGATTCAGGCACTAGTGCACCTGCGGTTTCATCTCCAACCCTGTGGAATCCAGAGCCAATATATGATACAGATGCACCGCCTCCAACGGCTCAAATGGTTAGGTCAGCACAGGAAAATGTAGTGGGGAGTGAAGCTTTAGTGCCTTCTTCCAGCCAGAGCTTAGTACCACATCAATTGCCAGGTGTGCCACTGCATGGTCAAGATGTTGGGGGGCAgtggcagcaacagcagcagcaacaacagcaacCTCAGCATCAGCAGGAGCAGCAACATTCTCAGCATGAGAATCAACAGACGGTTCAAAGCAATTTGTATGCACAACCTTCAGAGTTGGGACCAGGGTGA